From one Dermacentor variabilis isolate Ectoservices chromosome 3, ASM5094787v1, whole genome shotgun sequence genomic stretch:
- the LOC142574512 gene encoding uncharacterized protein LOC142574512, translating to MQSRREALTQTAASTDAALSTDPRECLGHVAKQGESAPADSMPTSAAPDRQASASQADKVPQSRKGPFGIVTRFAAVRKRRQLIRLEQQQQQQQQQQQQEQRQPQKQEPPQRPQQLPSSNPTFAKSKTDTQIPVQSTMNTSKTTTEPLRLPDHQHESSNKQRDDPHLDRHPNTPTGATSQHPSSQSRFQWLRKFSVFGSTSGPKRIAEEKSKEGNVPHAASKMRETYPTHQRPADRENQGASLSWTKLSKCPLSSREPYASVLSSRAPATKDEDDNVKEARGVFVFDALAEHLDFAAEAFITAAAGVVTELGVPIPGAEYEISSPPEANISSPAVQGSSCATAPNSVTPKDGPVVVSLDRATALHVRTHALKTEERDEKKEAQGDEASDKTHLKKRSRKNRNGRENKKQQTCRSSASSRKSSGRSSERSSRSQTPRASNKSNLQGKRNAPVFVSFREEEQHDLKGSEANPDSSSSDGKGREAKGYEGVDLAATTERRHEGPSDQLVEPNACENAEINTQEARWPPAREEPDVPEQFLVQMEARKIIVAIAASASAREAEQGGQHGSRERESLHKGRQLLKSSLKKSRGSDHPKSKLGDTGAKEAAGKISKADHERRSKRKPADHHVGSSRPTPEPTVDDKDRAEEQRKGIFATALSASMPELAEESQSSKAAETPKPAAAAVVADRDNSKSAARGTSTVLQPQNALTEQQESAPPTVPGLLKRSAALPLAASSAPSRSLQSVVSFGEDVKEIAMEESSTTEKLTPLSHLFERAPRSAPKRVLSTILRVPSSGTVSARHASSVDFGPSQCGVIRV from the exons ATGCAGAGCCGCAGGGAAGCGTTGACACAGACGGCCGCGAGTACGGATGCCGCTCTCTCCACCGATCCTCGTGAATGCCTAGGTCACGTGGCCAAGCAAGGCGAGAGTGCCCCGGCTGATTCCATGCCAACGTCCGCTGCGCCCGACAGGCAAGCATCTGCAAGCCAAGCAGACAAAGTGCCGCAGTCTCGAAAAG GTCCATTCGGCATCGTGACGCGATTCGCTGCGGTCCGAAAACGGCGGCAGTTGATAAGgctggagcagcagcagcagcagcagcagcagcagcagcagcaagagcagCGGCAGCCGCAAAAGCAGGAACCTCCTCAACGGCCACAACAGCTCCCGTCATCCAATCCCACGTTCGCCAAAAGCAAGACCGACACGCAGATTCCGGTGCAATCCACGATGAACACCAGTAAAACGACGACGGAACCGCTGCGGCTGCCTGATCATCAACATGAGTCCAGTAACAAGCAGCGAGACGATCCACACCTCGACCGGCACCCAAACACTCCTACCGGCGCAACGAGCCAGCATCCCTCGAGCCAGTCACGCTTCCAATGGCTCCGCAAGTTCAGCGTCTTCGGGAGCACGTCGGGCCCCAAGCGCATCGCTGAGGAGAAATCGAAAGAGGGTAACGTGCCTCACGCAGCCTCCAAGATGCGTGAAACGTACCCGACACATCAACGTCCGGCCGACCGCGAAAACCAAGGGGCGAGTCTCTCGTGGACTAAGCTGAGTAAATGTCCATTAAGTAGCAGGGAACCTTATGCGTCGGTGTTGTCGAGCAGAGCACCAGCTACCAAAGACGAGGATGACAACGTGAAGGAAGCACGTGGGGTGTTCGTTTTCGATGCTCTGGCCGAGCACCTGGACTTCGCGGCGGAGGCCTTCATTACGGCAGCTGCGGGCGTCGTCACCGAGCTCGGCGTTCCGATCCCCGGCGCCGAATACGAGATCAGCAGCCCACCTGAGGCAAACATTTCGTCCCCTGCCGTCCAGGGCAGTAGCTGTGCAACAGCTCCGAACAGTGTCACACCGAAGGATGGGCCCGTTGTAGTTAGTTTAGATAGAGCCACCGCATTGCACGTACGCACCCACGCTCTGAAGACGGAAGAACGCGACGAGAAAAAAGAAGCCCAAGGCGACGAAGCCTCCGACAAGACCCATTTGAAAAAGCGCTCCAGAAAAAACAGGAACGggagagaaaacaaaaagcagcaaACCTGTAGGAGTTCTGCTTCCTCGAGGAAGTCCTCGGGGAGGTCCTCCGAACGGTCCTCCCGTAGCCAGACGCCGCGAGCTTCAAACAAAAGCAACCTTCAAGGAAAAAGAAACGCGCCCGTCTTTGTTTCCTTCAGAGAGGAGGAACAACATGACTTGAAAGGTTCGGAGGCTAACCCTGATAGTTCCTCAAGCGATGGTAAGGGCCGAGAAGCCAAGGGTTATGAAGGCGTTGATTTGGCCGCTACTACTGAGCGCCGACACGAAGGGCCCAGCGACCAACTCGTTGAACCAAACGCATGCGagaacgcagaaataaatacACAGGAAGCCCGTTGGCCACCTGCACGGGAAGAACCGGACGTTCCAGAACAATTCTTGGTTCAAATGGAAGCCAGAAAGATTATCGTCGCAATCGCGGCGTCGGCTTCCGCGCGTGAGGCAGAGCAGGGTGGACAGCATGGTAGCCGCGAGCGGGAAAGCCTGCACAAGGGCCGCCAACTCTTGAAGTCGTCCCTCAAAAAGAGCCGTGGTTCTGACCACCCCAAGAGCAAGCTCGGCGACACGGGAGCCAAGGAGGCGGCGGGAAAAATATCTAAGGCGGACCACGAACGGCGCTCCAAGAGGAAGCCAGCGGACCACCACGTCGGAAGCTCGCGTCCTACACCCGAGCCTACCGTTGATGACAAGGACCGAGCAGAAGAGCAGCGAAAGGGAATTTTCGCAACAGCCTTAAGTGCCAGCATGCCTGAATTAGCCGAGGAGTCGCAGTCTTCGAAAGCGGCCGAAACGCCAAAGCCAGCTGCCGCCGCGGTGGTCGCAGACAGGGACAATTCCAAGTCTGCGGCTAGGGGCACGTCGACGGTGCTGCAGCCACAGAATGCACTGACGGAGCAGCAAGAGAGCGCGCCACCCACCGTCCCGGGTCTTCTGAAGCGCAGCGCTGCTCTTCCATTAGCGGCGAGTTCTGCACCCAGTCGGAGCTTGCAGTCCGTCGTCTCTTTCGGAGAGGACGTGAAGGAAATAGCCATGGAAGAATCCTCCACCACGGAAAAG
- the LOC142574513 gene encoding solute carrier family 13 member 2-like, whose amino-acid sequence MAGYGTPPRPQALAKDEQRAPGVDQGERHAELDTQRAHHSHSHKPPATPMSVVEEQWKECRSLSHLGIFMPLYLLPLLFFGPKYGGCLYCLLLPLLLWAFNSLPKPVTSLVHLVTVPLLGLMDTERVAHKYLAADILTMVPLLFLVVVMDRWSDVVLSTAQGMCARFGLRRGPLFAGACACSFACSWVFSSAVASVALLYFLDRVLTTTFRENMDQAQDGGALWSPTPHSGTYVNESKMHIKTHITF is encoded by the exons ATGGCTGGTTACGGCACGCCTCCTCGGCCACAGGCGCTGGCGAAGGACGAGCAACGTGCGCCAGGCGTAGATCAAG GCGAGCGGCACGCGGAGCTAGACACTCAGCGAGCCCACCACTCGCACTCCCACAAGCCGCCGGCAACGCCCATGTCGGTGGTCGAGGAGCAATGGAAGGAGTGTCGCAGCCTCTCCCACCTGGGGATCTTCATGCCActctacctcctgccgctgctgTTCTTCGGCCCCAAG TATGGAGGCTGCCTGTACTGCCTGCTCCTGCCGCTGCTACTGTGGGCCTTCAACTCGCTGCCCAAGCCTGTCACATCGCTTGTGCATCTGGTCACCGTGCCGCTGCTGGGCCTCATGGATACAGAACGCGTCGCTCACAAATACCTTGCA GCCGACATCCTGACCATGGTCCCGCTGCTGTTCCTGGTGGTGGTGATGGACCGCTGGAGCGACGTGGTGCTCAGCACGGCGCAGGGAATGTGCGCGCGCTTCGGCCTGCGCCGGGGCCCGTTGTTCGCCGGCGCGTGCGCGTGCTCGTTCGCGTGCTCGTGGGTCTTCTCGAGCGCCGTCGCGtcggtggcgctgctgtacttCCTGGACCGCGTGCTGACCACGACGTTCCGGGAGAACATGGACCAAGCGCAGGATGGCGGCGCCCTCTGGTCACCAACGCCGCACAG TGGAACCTACGTCAACGAAAGTAAGATGCATATTAAGACGCATATAACCTTCTGA
- the LOC142573959 gene encoding uncharacterized protein LOC142573959, producing MAAPPPHEGDQALFERLTQLVLSAQKPKSLTRHFKRNRAADEVSNLSQATDGATTTVTMDETSGKLPSTHSNEDAQGIDASSSHKADNKRKAPYRLWRPS from the exons ATGGCTGCTCCTCCACCTCACGAAGGGGACCAGGCGCTTTTCGAGCGGCTGACACAGCTGGTCCTCAGCGCACAGAAGCCCAAGAGCCTAACGCGACACTTCAAAAGGAATCGAGCGGCAGACGAGGTCAGCAACCTGTCCCAGGCAACCGACGGCGCGACGACTACTGTCACTATGGATGAAACCTCT GGAAAGCTGCCATCGACTCATTCTAACGAGGACGCCCAAGGGATCGACGCTAGCTCGTCCCACAAGGCCGACAACAAGAGGAAGGCGCCATACCGCTTGTGGCGTCCGAGCTGA